cctcccacaCCGCAGGCCCACGGGGACAGGAACCTGTCTCTGTCCGTCCTTGTCTCCCACGCCTGGTACGTAGCACGTGGGGATTGTCCGGGAAGCTTATGGTTGATGAGTAAGTCAGAACCACATTACCTGCAACCCCCCGGCGGGGCCCTGggctttccccctccctctggccccccGCAAGGAGCAGTAGCGTTGACATCCTGATTTTGAGGAACTCGGGCCCCTggcaggtggagggaggcagggagggggtcgGTGCTGCGGCCAGATGGAGTCGGGCTTTCTGGACAGTGGCAGCAGTTTGATCCTGTGGCGCATTTCTCCCTGGGAGTGGGGGCCTTCAGCTTCCTGTGGCTGGGGTCTTTGGAGAACACGGCAAGTTTCTTCTGGAGGTCTCACCACTGGCTACTTTGTTTCCTTGTGTGTTTCTTTAACTTTCCAAGGGTGATGGGAGAAATGAGCCGGGCACATTGTTGTTGGGTGCACTTTAACTGCTTCTGTGCAGGTGAGGATCGCAGTGTGAGCAGAAGTGTGGTCTGACGTGGGTCAATACCTCTTAGCAGGATGAGAAATTGCTCATTTGGAGCATGGCTATTACTTCATGTGCCTTAAATCCATCAAAGCCCAGGACAACGCTTAGGTAGTCAGAGTAGTTCTGTGATACACACAGCATGAGAGCGTCTGATTTATCGTGGCCCCCGAGGCAGGGAGCCAAGGAGGCTCTGGGCAGACACGCTTTTGGGCACACACACTCTGGCACGTTCACCCTTGCCTCCACTGGCCGGGAGCCTGTGTCCTGCACCCTGCGTATCCTCCGCCCTGCGTGGGGCTGCCTGTGTGACTGGTAGTGAACACGGAAAACCATCTCATACAACCCGTTTTCGGTGTGCAGGGGGGTGCCCTCCCTGCAGGTGGAGAAGGTAGAAGACCCCTTAGCAAGGAGAGCAGCCCCTGGTCACTGACCCCCAGGAACTGATGTGCAGTGAGTGCTCGTACTGCTTGCGGCTCTAGGCGACAAGGGACGGAAAGCCCTCTCGGAGCAGAAGGGCAGCCTGGCCGTGGGCTCTGCCTCCTCCGTGCAGCTCCCGTCCTGGGTGGCACGGCCACCGaccactcccacccctgccctgccccagtgCTCTTGGCACCTCTACCTTCCCCTGCAGTTCAGGAAACGTCGCAGACAGGAGTCTGCTTGGCCCATCGCGGTGGCCGGTAGGATTGCACATGGatcgggctccacgctcaggGCCAGGGCCCGGTGATCTGCCGCTTTGGCCAGCCGGGCCCAAATGCCCAGCCTCGGGTTCTGCCAGCGCTGACCCGAGTGAGGCTGTGAGTGTCCACCGCACGCGTCCATCGTGGCGGCCCCCTCGAGTGCCTTCTCCAGCCCAGCCCTTGTCTTCTCTGGGGCGGCTGGACGAGCGCTCAAGGTGAAGGGATTCCGTGCACTGTATGCATCTCCAGGCTTCGTCACGAGCAAAGGCGGGGTTCGTTCAGTCGAGGCGAGTGGCCGCTCTGTGCCAGGTCCCACTGGGTGTTGGGGTCGCATCAGTTACCCCTACCCGTGATGTCCACCTTCAGCACGTTGGGGAGACTGGGGACGAACGCGTGTTACATAGCAGTGGGTGCTGTGAGGAAGGCAGAATTGGGTGAGGTGTGGAGAGGAGGTGACCCCAAAAGGTGGTCAGGTcactctctgaggaggtgacagagTGAGCCATGTAGACAGTCAGGGGAGCATTCCAGTCCGAGGAGGAGCCTGTGAAAAGGTCCTGAGGCCCAGTAAGAAGTCCGTTGTGGCCTGAGGGGGCGAGCGAGTTGGGAAGTGGCAGGATGTGATGACAGAGGGGTAGCCAGTGAGGAGGGGTCAACTCATGTGGGACCTGGCTGCCACGGTGAGAACTTAGGATTTCACTGAGGGCGCTGGGACACCCCTGGAGGGTTTCAAGCTGGGCGTGATGGGATCATCACTCTGGTCTCTGGATGGAGCACAGATTGTGGAGAAAGAAGCAGAAGCCAGTCAGGGGTTTCCAGCGgtcaagggagggacagaggtggggatAAGGATCAGACTCGGGGCTCACTTAGGAGCCACAGGACTTGGTGGGGGCCGGGTGCTGGTGCCGGGGAAGGACGAAGGGAGCCTGGGCATTTGGCCTGAATAAGAAGGAGCATGCTGGTGCCGTTTCCCGTTTGCCTGGCCTGGGGAGCAGCGGGTCTGGAGGAAATGCTGAGGGCTCTCCTGGACGCGTGACGGTCAAGGGGAGCCGCTTCCAGATGTCCTGTGGTTGAGGTGAGGGGCCCGACACAGGGTGAGTAGCACCCAGGGCCTCTGGCTCTTAGGCCGGTCCTCCCACGCCGGCCAGCCCAGAGCAGAGGCACAGCCCTGGGGATCCTCAGGGACCTGGGTACAGGTTTGCAGCTCACATGATTCCGTTCCTGTGTCTGGGCCTCagcatcctcatctgtaaactggggtgATGAGACCCTCCACCTTCTGGAATCACGATGCTTCTGGGACATCACCTCACGGACCGGGGCAAGTCCGTGCATGACTGATGGCTGCTGTCTCTGGGAGGTTGGCTCAGATGCAGGCACTGCTCACAAGGAGGTGGGACAATCTGAGGAAACAGCCGGGCAGGTGCCTCTGCCCTCGGCACGGAGGTGCCCAGACAGGCAGCCATCTGGGGGTGGGAACCTGCTTGGGTGTATACGCCCATCCCTGGCTCTTTGCCTGTGCGGGGAATTTGCGTCAGCGGGCAGGCATCTTGGTGCTAAGCAAGACATCAGTCAgctctggggccctgggctgccCACTCAGCACTGGCCTTGCCACCACTTGACCTCATTCCCAGGGCAAACGTGGCTGCTCTGTGTGGGTTTGCCCTGCCTTTTGATGCTTTCTCATTCTTTGAGTCCTGCTTTGTCCCGTCCTTAACCCCCTCCGTAGGGAGTCTCCACCTGGACCCCTGAGTTGGAGTCCTTGGGGCCGCACCCCCAGCGTGGCGCACAGGTCAAAGGCCATCGCTCCTGTTCAGCCCAGACACAGTGGGGACGGGGTGGATAGAGTCAACTCAATGAACGTCCATGTTTGGGAACATGTCTGTGAACAAGATTCGGGGAAACGTGGTGCAGGGTCTGGAATTCAGATCTGGGGTACGTGCCAAGCTGCCAGGAAAGCCTCGGGGGGCTAAGCCACTGAGGCCTCCCGATCCCCGTGCCAcccagccccagggccaggcTGAGAGGTCACGCTCCGTAAATACTTGCCAACAGCTGAGTGCCCCTGAGGCCTGAGCAGGACAGGACTTCGTTTTACAGAAGAGAACACCGAGCTGCAGGGAAGGGGTGCCCCAGGATGACGATCGAACAGGAACTATCCTGTCCAGCCTTGGCCCACCTCTCTTACTCTTGTGCTGGCTGCACCCCCCATCCCCGTGGGCTCACCTCATGACCCCAGAGCCCAGTGGCTGGTGTGCACAGCGGTGTCTCTGGTGCATCATCGACTCGAGGTCTGCCTGGAGCTTGGGGGCCAGAGCAGCAGGGCCAGACCCAGCCTGGGCCCAGGGAGCAGGGGCCTTGCCCAGGCAGCTCGGATCACGTCAGTTTGTGGTTTCCTTGGTTCTTTGCCAGGGgaggagtgaggcagagagacagcacTGTACTTGGACACTAATTTACAATTTCACTGAAGCATGAAATCGCTTCCTTCCCTTACCAGATTATTACTTAAGCAGAAAATTGACTTGGAGTGGGGGTTGGGAGAATTAtatacttttgaaaattaaaaaggaaaaaaggctaggtttggggttttttttttaacattttttaaagttttggggcacctgggtggctcagttggttaagcgtccagcttcggcttaggtcgtgatctcacaattcatgggttcgagccccatgtcaggctctgtgccgacagctcagagcctggagcctgcttctgattctgtgtctccctctctctctgcccctcccctgctcactctgtctctcacaaatgaataaacattaaaaaaaaatttttaatattttttaagttttgtttatttattttgagaaagaccaagagagcatgatcaggggagggacagatagaaggagaaaaaaaaaaatcccaagcagtttctgtatagtcagcacagagcccaacgtggggctcgaactcaccaaaccatgagatcatgacctgagccaaaatcaagattcagacacttaaccgactgagccacccaggtgctcctgtctaCTGGACTTTAATGGAGATGCCTTGGAATCCCGCACGTTCAAGTGTGTGACGAGCCCGTGTCTGCCCACACAGAGCAGCCTTCTGAGGGCCAAGTCCTGGGCGGGgcagaggaggacacaggagggaggcaggtgagaCACTCACTATGGCCCAAGATCCTGGAGTCGCCTGTAGGGCCTAGGGAAGCTCATTTGGAAACTCAGTTGCTGAGGCAAATCTGGATTGCGTTAGTGGTCAGCATGCCCTACTGTCACCTGGACCTTTCTCGTGGCTTGCTTTTTGGGACCTCAGAATTGAGCCGGTGTCTTTCAGGTGAGCCGCTGGTCGGCCCAGCTTTGCCTTCAAACCCTTGCTCATCCCCACTGGGTCAGTTGGCCTCTGAAGACCCTGGATTTGGAGAACGTGTCTACACAGCCCTTAGGCTGTAGTGGTGGCTCTTGGGAACTTCCCAAGGGCAGGGTTGGTGAGGGACTCTGGCCGGTGCTGCTaggagcccagctcagcccaggtctggctgggagcaggggggtgggggagggggtggtggcaTGTGAGGCCCTGCTCGGGCTCCATGGCTCCCTGGGCTCCTTGTTTCCAGTCTGCCACAGAAAACCCGGAAAGAATCAGCCTCCTTGGGCCTGTGGAGAGTGGAGATTGGGCTTGGAGCTGGAGGGCCCACATGGGGATCCTGGCTCCGGCACTTTGGGCAGCCAGCCActctgcttctctgagccttggcttccCCAGCTGTAGAAACGGGCCACGGGAGCCTCGGCCCCAGAGGGCAGCTCGAGGGTGGGATGTGGCCCAGGGCACAGGCTACTTAGCACCGCCCCGACCTGCTATCTGCTTAGTGGCCCAGGGACACCATATTGCATGTTCTCTTGTCCCGGGGTGGGCAGCCACAGCTCACAGCCACCCAGACGTGGCTCATCTCCAGGCCAGAGACGTTCGGTTCCGCAGCTGgtccaaaatcaacaaaagcaattTCTGAAGGGCAGAGGTCAGACCAGCCACTGCCACCCGCACGTTCCCTGGCCACGTGGTCAAGGGGAGGGGCGGAGCTGAGAGAGGAGGGGCTGAAGGGTGAGCCAGCACAGGGCCAGCCCCTCTCACCTCGTGTGGCCTTGTCCCCTGGCAGGTCGGCTCAGCATGTCGGTCAGCGTCCATGAGACCCGAAAGTCGCGGAGCAGCACGGGGTCCATGAACATCACCCTCTTCCACAAAGCCTCCCACCCCGACTGCGTGCTGGCCCACCTCAACACCCTGCGCAAGCACTGCATGTTCACGGACGTCACGCTGTGGGCAGGCGACCGTGCCTTCCCCTGCCACCGCGCCGTGCTGGCCGCCTCCAGCCGCTACTTCGAGGCCATGTTCAGCCACGGCCTGCGGGAGAGCCGGGACGACACGGTCAACTTCCAGGACAACCTGCACCCCGAGGTGCTGGAGCTGCTGCTGGACTTCGCCTACTCGTCCCGCATCGTCATCAACGAGGAGAACGCCGAGTCTCTGCTGGAGGCCGGTGACATGCTGCAGTTCCACGACGTGCGGGACGCCGCCGCCGAGTTCCTGGAGAAGAACCTCTTCCCCTCCAACTGCCTGGGCATGATGCTCCTGTCGGACGCTCACCAGTGCCGCCGGCTGTACGAGTTCTCGTGGCGCATGTGCCTGGTGCACTTCGAGGCGGTGCGGCAGAGCGAGGACTTCAACAGCCTGTCCAAGGACACCCTGCTGGACCTCATCTCCAGCGACGAGCTGGAGACGGAGGACGAGCGCGTGGTCTTCGAGGCCATCCTGCAGTGGGTGAAGCACGACCTCGAGCGGCGGAAGGTGCACCTGCCCGAGCTGCTCCGCAGCGTGCGGCTGGCCCTGCTGCCGTCCGACTGCCTCAAGGAGGCCGTCTCCGGCGAGGCCCTCCTCATGGCCGACGAGCGTACCAGGCTCATCGTGGACGAGGCGCTCCGCTGCAAGACCAAGATCCTGCAGAACGACGGGGTGGTCACCAGCCCTTGCGCCCGGCCGCGCAAGGCAGGCCACACGCTGCTGATCCTGGGGGGCCAGACCTTCATGTGCGACAAGATCTACCAGGTGGACCACAAGGCCAAGGAGATCATCCCCAAGGCGGACCTGCCCAGCCCCCGCAAGGAGTTCAGCGCCTCAGCCATCGGCTGCAAGGTCTACGTGACCGGGGGCCGGGGCTCCGAGAATGGGGTCTCCAAGGACGTGTGGGTGTATGACACCGTCCACGAGGAGTGGTCCAAGGCGGCGCCCATGCTGATCGCCCGCTTCGGCCACGGCTCTGCCGAGCTGGAGAACTGCCTGTACGTGGTCGGGGGACACACGTCCCTGGCAGGCGTCTTCCCGGCCTCCCCGTCTGTCTCCCTGAAGCAGGTGGAGAAGTACGACCCCGGGGCTAACAAGTGGACCATGGTGGCCCCGTTGAGGGACGGCGTCAGCAATGCCGCGGTGGTGAGCGCCAAGCTGAAGCTGTTTGTTTTCGGGGGGACCAGCATCCACCGAGACATGGTGTCCAAAGTCCAGTGCTACGACCCCTCGGAGAACCGGTGGAGCATCAAGGCCGAGTGCCCCCAGCCTTGGCGGTACACGGCGGCCGCCGTGCTGGGCAGCCAGATCTTCATCATGGGCGGTGACACCGAGTTCACGGCCGCCTCCGCCTACCGCTTCGACTGTGAGACCAACCAGTGGACGCGGATCGGAGACATGACCGCCAAACGCATGTCCTGCCACGCCCTGGCCTCGGGCAACAAGCTCTACGTTGTGGGGGGCTACTTCGGGACCCAGAGGTGTAAGACCCTGGACTGCTATGACCCCACGTCGGACACGTGGAACTGCATCACCACGGTGCCCTACTCGCTCATCCCCACTGCCTTTGTCAGCACCTGGAAACACCTGCCTTCGTGAGGAGCGATGCAGGACCCAGCCAGGTGAGCCGCCAGCACCCCGGGGCCCGGGCCCGCTCTGGGTCAGGGTCACTGTGTCCTTCCACCTGGGTCAGGGTCACTGTGTCCTTCcaggggagggtggatggggcAGCAGGTGGCCGGGTGCTCCGGGACCCTTTTCCGGGTCTGGAGCTACAGCCTAGCTCTGCCCCTTGCTTGCAGTTGACCTTGAGCAAAGCATCTCAGCTCCCTGCCACGTGGAGACAGCCCCCTCAGACAGGTGTGGTGCTTCCCAGACACGGCTGCACGTCAGAGTCACTGGGGTCCTCAGACAACACCACGTGGAGTTGAGGCCAGCCGGCCAAGTGCGAGGGCAGTCTCCACATAAGGGCATCCTCTTCACGGTCACGGTCAAGTACAGGGAAGGGATGCAGATTGAGATCAGCCAAGGACAGAGATGAACAGGGCAGGGTCCTCTCCCCACGCGGTCAGGATGGTGTCACTGTGCCCACATCAGTGACTGACCGTACATACAGAATATTCCCCAGCCGGAAGGCTCACACAGGCTCAGGTGTCCGGGGTTTTTACCAGGGCCCCATCACGTAGGCTCGACTGATGGCCCACGTGGTTACTCTGCCTCCAGGTCAGCTGATACAGCGTGACCCAGAGCCCCTTCCCTAAGTCACACAGATGTGCCCACCCCAAATCCTGCCCTAGGTGGAGACAGTCTAATGGGTATGACCGATCATCTCCCAGAAGCCAGGGGCAAAGACCAGACCTCCTTACAACACGAATGCTAAAGCCCACACCACACCCCAGACCAGGCGACTCTAGCGTGTGTCCAACACGTGAGCAGCACCCCGGGGACCTGTGAGGAACATGGATGATGGGCAGAGCGCTCAAGGGGCCAGGGGGGTGCCGGAGCTGTGGGGCCAGGCCCCCGGTGGAGGCAGCAGGGCGCTCCTGTCCCGCGAGGTGGTGAGAGGCCGCCTCAGCGCGGGCGGCATGCCGAAGGAGGGAACCGTGGCCGGGCAGGACGGCTGCAGAGCACTGCCCAAGGTACTGCTCCTACCCTTGTTCTCAGTGCCATTATTACAGGAGATCCTCACCCAAGGGGGAGGAGACACTGGATGCAGGGGGCTAAGGGGCACAGGTGCTCTTTGGGGggagggacttgcccaaggcctgAGGGCAGGTGCAGAGTCAAGTGGAGGGAAGGACCAGCTTATCCAGACCGGCCTCTTTGAGGGGCAGGGTCAGTGCCAGTCCTGAGGTTGGATCAGGGTGTCCCGAGCCAGCCTGTCAGGGAGCTCAGGAATAGGGGCTGGTGGATTTGTAGACACAAGGGAAAGGTTTGAGTTCTGGTTCCATCCTCTTTGGTCAGGCCCTGGGGAAGCCAGGCTGTGTGTCCCGGCCCTTAGTCCTCCTCCTGGATCCCTCACACCTGGGACAGGAGCAGCAGGTTCtgggatgggaggcagggaggcatggGTCCCAGGGGCTCTgagaggctggggcctggggtgggagaTCCCAGGCTCTGCCTCCGGCACAGGCCAGCTCTCCTTACCCAGGAGGGCTGGTGACCAGTCCCAGCTCTGAGGCTGACCCGGAAGCCTCTGCACCCCCCGGGCAGCTCTCTGGCAGCTCTGAGAAATCGGCCCTCaggccaggtgcccccttcagTGCAGATCACAGAAACCCCCTCAGGAGCCAGCCCGGACCGAAAACCTAATTTGCTCTGTGACATGGCGGCTGCTGGCCTGCGTGCCGAAGGCTGTCCACAGCAGAGCGGTTTCGACTTCGCTGGGACTGCTTCTCCAGGCGAGCGGATGCTCCAGCCAGACCAGCATGGCTGGGCCTTCAAGGCCTTGACGGGGACAAGCCAGGCAGGCCCAGGTCGCATCGCCTCCTACGTCCAGGGTGTTCGGACCCCCAAAAGCCAGCCTAGATAGATGGGGGCTTCCGAGTTGTCCAGTTTTGTTCTAATCTACTCCCCCTCTGTTGGAGAGAAAAATCTGAGCGGCCCAAGTTGTTGGTCCCCTGGGGCATAAGCTTTAAGAGAATGGTGGTGCCtcctgtcacccccccccccccagttcctgCACTCTGGGGTGCTCACCTGTGGAGCCTGAGGGCTCCTCCCACTGGTGCTCACCCCTCCCCACGGACCTGACCAGTGGTTCATCCCCGTgcgggaggaggtgggggcaggccAGGGGACATAGTGAGCCCTTTACCTCTCCAGGAGTTTCCCCCGTTCCAGGGACACATCATTCCTTGGTTCTGGCTCTTACTGGCTGCTTGACCCCGGTTACCTAACTCCCCTGAGCTCAGTGTTGCCATCTCAAACACAGGAGTGAAAATCGTGTTACTCAGAGTATTTGAAGAGGCCAAGTGAGGGGCGGGTTGAGAGTTGGCGCTTATGCGAGTCAGTGATGCAGAAGGATGGTGGCCGTGATGGTTTGGGGATGCTTTGGGCGGTGGGGGCCCTCTCCACGTCCCTGGGCTAGCCCCTTCTTCTAGAAGGGTCCATCGCCCATAGTCACGAGGCACGTTGTATGTGCACATCTGAGTGCAACAGGGGCCTTGTCCCTCCAGTCCGGCCCAGTCCGTGGCGGGGGTGCTGTCGTCAGCCCCATCTCCGGGACGAGGAAGCAGGTGCAAAGAGGCTGATTGCCCAAGATGGAGCCGGTCCTGGACGGGACCGGAACGCCACGCCTGGGCCCTACCCTCCCAGAGCCACGCTGCCTGGTGAGACTGAGCAGCTCCAGCCTGCACGTTTCCCGAACTCCTGCACGAGCAACATCTGCATCAGAGGCAGAGGGCCTTTTTAGGCTTCAGCTCTTGTCCCGCATCCCAGCCATCTCCTTTTTACGTGGCCCAGCAGCCCACCAGCCAGCCTCCCCGCAGTGCCTCTGGGGCCTGAGAGACGGCCCCTCCCGAGGCTCTGCCCTCCAAGTTGACCCTGGGTGGTTCCCGTGCCCTGCACTGCCCTGCTTCAGTTCAGCCTCGCCTGCCCTCGTCAAAGGCAGGGCGGACCTCCAGGACCAGCCCCAGTGTCCCAGCCAGATCTACATATGTGGGTGATGGCAGGCCCCCGGAGCCCGGGCTGGGTTACCCTGGGTTACTCACCGAGTGTAGATCAGCCGCGaaagttctttttctctcccactgagtccccctgcccccagcaagcCCTTTAAAGGCACAATCCTTGCCCTCATGtctcctcccctgacccccacccagCATGTCGTGCAGGCATCCAGGCCACCAGGAGCTCATCTCTGCACAGGCATTGTTAGGCCCCAGCCACTTGGGGTGTGGGGGCGGAGGGGCCTCCAATCCCAGCTCTGGGAAAGGCTGAGCCGGTTAGTCCCCCTCGgggccccacaaggggctcagtCACTGCCACCAGAGGGCAATTCAGCACATTCTGTCCTGCCTTCAAAGAAATCACCACCGAGAGGAAATCCCAGAGCGCAGACCTACACGGACAGGCCTGGTATATTGAGAAAGGTACCCAGGCAAGAGTTCAGGCCTCTTGAAACACATCAGCTCCGTCTGTCtgtccatgcatccatccatgcacctGGAGTCTTCATTGGGCTTGTGTTTACCAGGGTTGGCCCCATGCCAGGCCTGGGATCAGCACACCAGCGCCCTCCCTTGCTGCAGTCCGGCAGGGCAAACCTGTTGTGTGCGGGCAGGGTGACCATTGACGCCCTGTCTCTGCAAGGTGGAGGAGTGTCCCctctcacagatgaggagactagGCCTCAGAGAA
The sequence above is a segment of the Panthera leo isolate Ple1 chromosome B3, P.leo_Ple1_pat1.1, whole genome shotgun sequence genome. Coding sequences within it:
- the KLHL25 gene encoding kelch-like protein 25 isoform X1 — protein: MPYCHLDLSRGLLFGTSELSRCLSGRLSMSVSVHETRKSRSSTGSMNITLFHKASHPDCVLAHLNTLRKHCMFTDVTLWAGDRAFPCHRAVLAASSRYFEAMFSHGLRESRDDTVNFQDNLHPEVLELLLDFAYSSRIVINEENAESLLEAGDMLQFHDVRDAAAEFLEKNLFPSNCLGMMLLSDAHQCRRLYEFSWRMCLVHFEAVRQSEDFNSLSKDTLLDLISSDELETEDERVVFEAILQWVKHDLERRKVHLPELLRSVRLALLPSDCLKEAVSGEALLMADERTRLIVDEALRCKTKILQNDGVVTSPCARPRKAGHTLLILGGQTFMCDKIYQVDHKAKEIIPKADLPSPRKEFSASAIGCKVYVTGGRGSENGVSKDVWVYDTVHEEWSKAAPMLIARFGHGSAELENCLYVVGGHTSLAGVFPASPSVSLKQVEKYDPGANKWTMVAPLRDGVSNAAVVSAKLKLFVFGGTSIHRDMVSKVQCYDPSENRWSIKAECPQPWRYTAAAVLGSQIFIMGGDTEFTAASAYRFDCETNQWTRIGDMTAKRMSCHALASGNKLYVVGGYFGTQRCKTLDCYDPTSDTWNCITTVPYSLIPTAFVSTWKHLPS
- the KLHL25 gene encoding kelch-like protein 25 isoform X2, whose product is MSVSVHETRKSRSSTGSMNITLFHKASHPDCVLAHLNTLRKHCMFTDVTLWAGDRAFPCHRAVLAASSRYFEAMFSHGLRESRDDTVNFQDNLHPEVLELLLDFAYSSRIVINEENAESLLEAGDMLQFHDVRDAAAEFLEKNLFPSNCLGMMLLSDAHQCRRLYEFSWRMCLVHFEAVRQSEDFNSLSKDTLLDLISSDELETEDERVVFEAILQWVKHDLERRKVHLPELLRSVRLALLPSDCLKEAVSGEALLMADERTRLIVDEALRCKTKILQNDGVVTSPCARPRKAGHTLLILGGQTFMCDKIYQVDHKAKEIIPKADLPSPRKEFSASAIGCKVYVTGGRGSENGVSKDVWVYDTVHEEWSKAAPMLIARFGHGSAELENCLYVVGGHTSLAGVFPASPSVSLKQVEKYDPGANKWTMVAPLRDGVSNAAVVSAKLKLFVFGGTSIHRDMVSKVQCYDPSENRWSIKAECPQPWRYTAAAVLGSQIFIMGGDTEFTAASAYRFDCETNQWTRIGDMTAKRMSCHALASGNKLYVVGGYFGTQRCKTLDCYDPTSDTWNCITTVPYSLIPTAFVSTWKHLPS